Genomic window (Helianthus annuus cultivar XRQ/B chromosome 3, HanXRQr2.0-SUNRISE, whole genome shotgun sequence):
ttgagAGGTCTCAGCCATCTATAGATACTCTACAAAGAATTGTGTGCTTACTTTTTACTTGTTATACCATAATGACAAAAGTGTGTTGTACTCATTttcaattaattattaattgagCTTTGAATCATGTAGTGTAATATCATCTGTTGTGCAATTGTTTACCTGCTCTTTCACATTTACTAAACAAAGGGTTGATTCGGGTTATCTATTAACTCTAACAGGTCGAACGgttaaagtaaaataaaaaaaacattcgTTTAAAAAGTACCATTAGATCCAACCGTATCCATTTCAACCcttaccaaaaaaaaaacacatttgaCCCAACTCGAACCTACCCATTTTGACCCTCACCGAAAATTACTTGTTTGACCCCGACACATTTGGGCCcttaccaaaaaaaaaacattcgttTGACCCGACCCTATCATTTTACTACGTCTAGTAAAAAGGAGTAGGACGGTGACCATCCTGTTTTCTAGCTAAAAGTGCAGCAGGTGTGAGTTGAGAAAAGGTAACATGCAACAATGAGCACTATCAGCAGACCATAAAGTTGTCAACACTTATTGATGCAATAAGTAATACATTAGGTAAACTTCCATTAGCAAAAGCCATAAACCTTGCCTAGAATACACTCTGCCGACTTTGCTTTCcgcaaaaagaattaaaaaaataaagaatctTGCAAGAAAGTCATTAGCAATTCTATATTTAATAAAGGACAAGGTCCACGACTTAAAGCACATATAATCATGCAGATTatagatttaaaagaaaaaaatattaaaagcCAGTATTAGTTGCATCTATGCAGAGAGCTTTTGACACTAACAATAAGAAACCATAAATACACTGTTAAAATGGACTCATAATTATGGATTGGAGCATATTTTTAAAAAGTTGCAAGGATAAATTTGAATCATATCGACTCATTGTTCATTGCAATTAGTCTCCTAATTTAGTTGATCTTCGATGAGACGGATATAAAGAAGGCAAGTTGTATGCAAGTTTCATATGTCTAGTTGCAAATTAGAACTGATATTAGCAGTTAATATGCATATGTGCTTATATATGTCTAAGATTCCTCAGGTGTTGTTAGCAACCCGCCAAGAGAGTGCATAAAACTGTGTAATGGGGCTATAGAGAGATGTTATTATCCTAATAGCTAAAGGGTTACCGGGCCATAGAGCTATCAACGAAAAGATGGTAACAGGCTGGATGTTGTGCAACAGTTTGGCCCGAATTGCTTCGTCCATACCTATTTCTTGGGCCTTAGAAGTGCTTCCATATGGATAACTTTAGGGCCCACCAATACTCTACTAACCAGGTGGCCTTCACAGGCTAAGCAGAAACCAGTGAAAGCGAGATTCAAACATGAGACTCTTCTAGAGCGGAATCAGACACTTATCATCTCTGCCTTTGAATTCAACCTTTTCAGGTTTTTCTATAAGTTTTGgttattattttctattaatTATTTGCTTAAACCACATGATAGCAATACTTTTTGAATTTCACCTGCTTATTCAGATAATAACCTTGATAAGCACAGTGGCGGAGGTTGAATAAAAAATTGGGGAGGTGGTGGGCAGCGGACTCtcaaaatccaatattttacagtataaaaaaatcaattttttttttgtaaaagtaACACTACGAGCGAAAAaaacagggggggggggggggggggttcccctgtGATCCTTCGCCCCATGGATAAGCACATCTTTGAATCCTGTATAATCTGATGAAAATTAATGTTTCTTTATTTGCAtcgattcaaaaaaaaaaattaaaaaaaaataaaactataaaGGGCAAACCCGGTGCACGAGACTCCCACATGCTACAAAACCAAAATATCTTTTTATCAAGTTACTTTCATTCCTTTTGATAGATTCCAATGACAAATAGTTCATAGCAAATGCATAGAACAAGCTAGTCACGAATAGCGGGTGCAGAAAGGAATCAAATTCCTAACAGTACTAAAAATATTCTCACTCAATCCTCAAGGAATGAGAAACATCATTCCTGAATTGCTAAACATATTCCCGGACTCAAGTTTATTCCGGCCCAAGCGGGCCAATGGGAATGGGCTTTACCTCTTCAAGCTAGAGGCATCAAACAGCTCCATGAATCTCTGATCTGAGACTCTAGCTTTAGCAGCTGCAAACTTATGGTATTCATCAAAAATTGAAAGTAGGCTCCACTTCTGCATCTTTCTTAAGCATCCCACTAGACAACCCGTTCGATGCTGAATCaaggaaaataaataaaaatatttatcttTATTTGTAACTAGAGATGGGTGATAATGGGACTCAAAAGACACAAGTACCTTTCCTCTTTTGCAATGAATAAGCAAAGGGTGATTTCTTACATCTGCCAACAAGAAAGAAGAATCCAACTTAGATTACATTCTAAATTCTATACAAGTAAGGAAAAGAAGAGATCAAATACCAATGACAACTTTTAATGCTTCTCGAATGGTATCCTCGGGAATATCGAAAAAAGGTTCCTGCATGATAATGCCATAAAAATAGTGAAGTTATACTCGAAGTTAGAGCTTTGTAACCTTCAGGAGGTGGTTCAGTAGTAAGCATCTAATCCCCCTCTAGCAGAGGTCTCGGAATCGTATCCATCTTCCAGTGGACATAAGTTGTGCTTTACCCGGACCTAGTTAGCAGCGTATTGGTGGGGCAtgtgagggttttttttttttttttttttttttttttttttttttttttttttttttttttctgacgGGTTCCCAGAGTTACCAAAAGGAAACTTGAAACTTAGATCTAGACAACAAGGTGATGGAGTTGGAGTAATGAAACATCCATCAGTCTTAACTCTTAAGTAAACATCCTATATCTCTATCCAGCCAACAAGGTTCCATGTACCAAATGTGTGCTGTTCATCATAATGTGTATGCATAATACATTTGGCAGTTCAAGATTACAAGTATATCTAGCAAAGTACTTTGGTTTTCTGGGACAACATATAATTTAGACAACATAATCTCGTATGCTTGGTTTGTATCtcgaaaaaatatatattttcagtTGACTCACTTGATCacgaaaaaaaggaaaaaaaacacGCTTAAGTCGCTTAACATGCTCTAAAAGGTACTTAGTTGGAAGTTGGAACCACAATTGTTTTGACATGTTAGACTGTCTTCAATGGGGTTTGTCGAACCTACGGATGACGATGTGAAGGAGACCGCAAGGTCCTTGGCCACGGACCGTCCCTGGCAGAATCTGGCTACTTCTATGAAAGGGGTCATATCAAGTCTCGATCAATAAGAACAACAAAGATTTGTGAATAACTCTCATGTATATTAATCAGAAAAATAACTTAAAAGCTAATTACAACTCTCTTGTTGAATTCATGACTCGAATCATCTTATATATACTACCCAAACTTGCTAGCCAAAAGCTAACCTTTTTAACGCAAATTAAATAGCTAACTAGTAGGTGATAAACGTACTTGTTTAATCCTAATCCTTTAATCCAACCAACTTGTTAATAAAGTTACATTAAGCCGATCCATTAATTAATCAACCCACTTGGTAATTAACTCGCCTCATaccctaatcattctaacaaACTCGCACTCCAAGTCGGCCCAACCCCATCCAACTTGATGGGTCGGAAATTACGTCCAACAAAAGAGAGATAAAAGGTGTGCGGTACGTCTCTGGGAGAGGATAGAGAGGAGTGAAGTTAGTGGGGTAGTTTGCAAGAGAGATAAAAGGTGTGCGGTATGTCTCTGGGAGATGAGAGAGGAGTGAAGTTAGTGCATAGTTTGCTTGATGTGGTGGTCCGTCGTCACTCTCCCACCACTGTGGAtgcttttaatatattttataccGTAGGCAACCACCTTACAAAGGCTATCGATGTAAGCATCCAATATATAAGTATCAAAAGAAAAAAGATATTAGATCAAGTCACCTCATGAACAAACTATTAGGATCAGGTGTTTTCTCCGTACCAAATTAATTCTAAAGGTTGTCCAGATCAGATTAACTCGGTTCTCATTCTTTATTTGTCTTGATATATAGACCTTCAACAGTGTATAGTTAATCTAGTGGCCACATATATAGTTGATGTAAAAttattttattgttatttaatCAAGCTTCTTTTGTTATTTCATTAAAATATAACAAACTTGCGAAGTTACATCAAACTAGAAGTTACGCGGGCAACAAGCTACGTCGCCGCTCCTTTCTGAATTACAATTCCTAACCTTTAAAAAACAAACCCTTGTGGTCAAAAAGTGGATGGCTTCTTGGGGCTAGGAAAATCTAATATTTTAAGGAAAATAATTCTAGAGTACTTTAATAAATGAAACTACATGATTTTGAGTCTTCAACCTCTATAAAAACTAATGACTTTCACCAACGGCATAATCCGTGGGCGCAGGTGCTTACGGACACTAATCAAGAAATTACAGAGGAAATTACAGGACACAAATTCAATTAACTGGCCCTGGAATACCTGAAATGTGGATCCGTAATCCGTACGAGTAACAATAAGTAATGATGATAAGAAAACCATCAGATCAGATCTCAAAGAATCTTATACATCCAGCTAGACAGACAGATATCATGATGAAACACAACAAACAAACTACTTACATTATTTTCAACAAGTAATTTCCGACAGAATTAAAACCATAAATACGCACCTTGGTTCCTTCCATACCAAAGTGAAACAACTGAATCCGATTAGACTTCAAGAACTCCAAATTATGCTCCGGATATTTTTCAGGACACAGATATCTACAACACAATTTAAATCTATTTAGTAAAGGCCAGCCTAAATCAATGTGTGTACATAATGGTGTTCCTCCAGAACCGATTCTTAAATCGTGTCCttttagttaaaaaaatatatgtttttgttTAACATCCGGTTAATTCGATTTTAGTATATAATGAAGAAAATTGGGGCGCCTAAGCgacaacttatttttttttttatacagTGAAGCCACCCCTGGTGTGTTTAGTGTTAACGACTTACACGATAGAGCGGAGGCCTAGGGCGGTAAGAAACGAAAAGTTGGCGGAGTCCGGGAAGCTGGACCGGTAGATGCCGTAGTCGACCATGGAGAAGTTGACAGGTGGATATAGCTCGTCGCTAGTGGCGTCCACTTTTCCGGTGGCCATTGCTGAGAGCTTGGGGAGTGGTTCAAGGAACTTGATGGTCCTGCACATGTCATGACCACCTTCTTGTTTGGCTTCTTGGTCCAGTTTCATCGTATGAGAAACTAAGAAAtaagatctagagagagaaaagatgaagaaatgaaTATTCTGGTCTACGACAGTTAGAAAGAAAATACATGAGGGAGCCCAGGAGCAGCGTAGTTATAGGGTTCGGAGGATGGTTAACGTGCATTACGAAATGTGTGGTATTGGTAGTAAAATACACTCCAACAAATACTATTTTAAAGTTCTGATAAAGTCAAATGAAAGTATACCCGCATTTTAGATTGATTGGAAACCATAAAAAAGAATACTAGTAATGGTTCTGATAGTGTCGATACTGATCTATTTGATCGATGACATAAGTTGGCTCGTCACGGTACCTGTATTGTGACAACACTCACTATGGCGTACGATAAAAAAACTCTATTGCAAATAAACTCCGTTTTTTAACGAAATTTAAACGCGCATAAAAATAAAAACGCTGCAGTGGTATACTTCCAAACTTGATTATAATATTTTTAGAATAACGAAGATAGTGACCACGctaatttatttaataaaatttaaTATGAGGTCACTTTGATAACGTTTACGTCCGTCTTTTGTTTACTTATACATTAATATTCACAACACGGTTTCAATATAAAGTTATATCAAGACCTAGATATATATAAGGTCCAGGCACGTCGCAACGACAATATTCATAATTCTTAAAAAACATCGTATATTAAAGTTACAAGGAAAAAAGATATACTCAacattaattataataatagaAAATTTTAAACCTTTAAAATCTATAGGTCTAACACGATGGGAGTTTGGTCAGTATCGGTTCGGTTTGTTACGGTACCAACACTCGCTATAACAACCAAAAGagaaacaaaaataaattaaagcaGTGATATACCCAAGAAGATATCGAGGCGTGTTTATATTATCAATGGAAAAACAATAAAGCGAATAACAATATTAGTACCTACATTGTTAGGTTGGTATTGGTCTGATTCGGTTCATTATGGTCTCGGTACTCGCTATACACAATCGAAAAAAGAAACCAAAAAAAATTGACCCAACTCGAACCTACCCATTTTGACCCTCACCGAAAATTACTTGTTTGACCCCGACACATTTGGGCCcttaccaaaaaaaaaacattcgttTGACCCGACCCTATCATTTTACTACGTCTAGTAAAAAGGAGTAGGACGGTGACCATCCTGTTTTCTAGCTAAAAGTGCAGCAGGTGTGAGTTGAGAAAAGGTAACATGCAACAATGAGCACTATCAGCAGACCATAAAGTTGTCAACACTTATTGATGCAATAAGTAATACATTAGGTAAACTTCCATTAGCAAAAGCCATAAACCTTGCCTAGAATACACTCTGCCGACTTTGCTTTCcgcaaaaagaattaaaaaaataaagaatctTGCAAGAAAGTCATTAGCAATTCTATATTTAATAAAGGACAAGGTCCACGACTTAAAGCACATATAATCATGCAGATTatagatttaaaagaaaaaaatattaaaagcCAGTATTAGTTGCATCTATGCAGAGAGCTTTTGACACTAACAATAAGAAACCATAAATACACTGTTAAAATGGACTCATAATTATGGATTGGAGCATATTTTTAAAAAGTTGCAAGGATAAATTTGAATCATATCGACTCATTGTTCATTGCAATTAGTCTCCTAATTTAGTTGATCTTCGATGAGACGGATATAAAGAAGGCAAGTTGTATGCAAGTTTCATATGTCTAGTTGCAAATTAGAACTGATATTAGCAGTTAATATGCATATGTGCTTATATATGTCTAAGATTCCTCAGGTGTTGTTAGCAACCCGCCAAGAGAGTGCATAAAACTGTGTAATGGGGCTATAGAGAGATGTTATTATCCTAATAGCTAAAGGGTTACCGGGCCATAGAGCTATCAACGAAAAGATGGTAACAGGCTGGATGTTGTGCAACAGTTTGGCCCGAATTGCTTCGTCCATACCTATTTCTTGGGCCTTAGAAGTGCTTCCATATGGATAACTTTAGGGCCCACCAATACTCTACTAACCAGGTGGCCTTCACAGGCTAAGCAGAAACCAGTGAAAGCGAGATTCAAACATGAGACTCTTCTAGAGCGGAATCAGACACTTATCATCTCTGCCTTTGAATTCAACCTTTTCAGGTTTTTCTATAAGTTTTGgttattattttctattaatTATTTGCTTAAACCACATGATAGCAATACTTTTTGAATTTCACCTGCTTATTCAGATAATAACCTTGATAAGCACAGTGGCGGAGGTTGAATAAAAAATTGGGGAGGTGGTGGGCAGCGGACTCtcaaaatccaatattttacagtataaaaaaatcaattttttttttgtaaaagtaACACTACGAGCGAAAAaaacaggggggggggggggggttcccctgtGATCCTTCGCCCCATGGATAAGCACATCTTTGAATCCTGTATAATCTGATGAAAATTAATGTTTCTTTATTTGCAtcgattcaaaaaaaaaaattaaaaaaaaataaaactataaaGGGCAAACCCGGTGCACGAGACTCCCACATGCTACAAACCAAAATATCTTTTTATCAAGTTACTTTCATTCCTTTTGATAGATTCCAATGACAAATAGTTCATAGCAAATGCATAGAACAAGCTAGTCACGAATAGCGGGTGCAGAAAGGAATCAAATTCCTAACAGTACTAAAAATATTCTCACTCAATCCTCAAGGAATGAGAAACATCATTCCTGAATTGCTAAACATATTCCCGGACTCAAGTTTATTCCGGCCCAAGCGGGCCAATGGGAATGGGCTTTACCTCTTCAAGCTAGAGGCATCAAACAGCTCCATGAATCTCTGATCTGAGACTCTAGCTTTAGCAGCTGCAAACTTATGGTATTCATCAAAAATTGAAAGTAGGCTCCACTTCTGCATCTTTCTTAAGCATCCCACTAGACAACCCGTTCGATGCTGAATCaaggaaaataaataaaaatatttatcttTATTTGTAACTAGAGATGGGTGATAATGGGACTCAAAAGACACAAGTACCTTTCCTCTTTTGCAATGAATAAGCAAAGGGTGATTTCTTACATCTGCCAACAAGAAAGAAGAATCCAACTTAGATTACATTCTAAATTCTATACAAGTAAGGAAAAGAAGAGATCAAATACCAATGACAACTTTTAATGCTTCTCGAATGGTATCCTCGGGAATATCGAAAAAAGGTTCCTGCATGATAATGCCATAAAAATAGTGAAGTTATACTCGAAGTTAGAGCTTTGTAACCTTCAGGAGGTGGTTCAGTAGTAAGCATCTAATCCCCCTCTAGCAGAGGTCTCGGAATCGTATCCATCTTCCAGTGGACATAAGTTGTGCTTTACCCGGACCTAGTTAGCAGCGTATTGGTGGGGCAtgtgagggttttttttttttttttttttttttttttttttttttttttttttttttttctgacgGGTTCCCAGAGTTACCAAAAGGAAACTTGAAACTTAGATCTAGACAACAAGGTGATGGAGTTGGAGTAATGAAACATCCATCAGTCTTAACTCTTAAGTAAACATCCTATATCTCTATCCAGCCAACAAGGTTCCATGTACCAAATGTGTGCTGTTCATCATAATGTGTATGCATAATACATTTGGCAGTTCAAGATTACAAGTATATCTAGCAAAGTACTTTGGTTTTCTGGGACAACATATAATTTAGACAACATAATCTCGTATGCTTGGTTTGTATCtcgaaaaaatatatattttcagtTGACTCACTTGATCacgaaaaaaaggaaaaaaaacacGCTTAAGTCGCTTAACATGCTCTAAAAGGTACTTAGTTGGAAGTTGGAACCACAATTGTTTTGACATGTTAGACTGTCTTCAATGGGGTTTGTCGAACCTACGGATGACGATGTGAAGGAGACCGCAAGGTCCTTGGCCACGGACCGTCCCTGGCAGAATCTGGCTACTTCTATGAAAGGGGTCATATCAAGTCTCGATCAATAAGAACAACAAAGATTTGTGAATAACTCTCATGTATATTAATCAGAAAAATAACTTAAAAGCTAATTACAACTCTCTTGTTGAATTCATGACTCGAATCATCTTATATATACTACCCAAACTTGCTAGCCAAAAGCTAACCTTTTTAACGCAAATTAAATAGCTAACTAGTAGGTGATAAACGTACTTGTTTAATCCTAATCCTTTAATCCAACCAACTTGTTAATAAAGTTACATTAAGCCGATCCATTAATTAATCAACCCACTTGGTAATTAACTCGCCTCATaccctaatcattctaacaaACTCGCACTCCAAGTCGGCCCAACCCCATCCAACTTGATGGGTCGGAAATTACGTCCAACAAAAGAGAGATAAAAGGTGTGCGGTACGTCTCTGGGAGAGGATAGAGAGGAGTGAAGTTAGTGGGGTAGTTTGCAAGAGAGATAAAAGGTGTGCGGTATGTCTCTGGGAGATGAGAGAGGAGTGAAGTTAGTGCATAGTTTGCTTGATGTGGTGGTCCGTCGTCACTCTCCCACCACTGTGGAtgcttttaatatattttataccGTAGGCAACCACCTTACAAAGGCTATCGATGTAAGCATCCAATATATAAGTATCAAAAGAAAAAAGATATTAGATCAAGTCACCTCATGAACAAACTATTAGGATCAGGTGTTTTCTCCGTACCAAATTAATTCTAAAGGTTGTCCAGATCAGATTAACTCGGTTCTCATTCTTTATTTGTCTTGATATATAGACCTTCAACAGTGTATAGTTAATCTAGTGGCCACATATATAGTTGATGTAAAAttattttattgttatttaatCAAGCTTCTTTTGTTATTTCATTAAAATATAACAAACTTGCGAAGTTACATCAAACTAGAAGTTACGCGGGCAACAAGCTACGTCGCCGCTCCTTTCTGAATTACAATTCCTAACCTTTAAAAAACAAACCCTTGTGGTCAAAAAGTGGATGGCTTCTTGGGGCTAGGAAAATCTAATATTTTAAGGAAAATAATTCTAGAGTACTTTAATAAATGAAACTACATGATTTTGAGTCTTCAACCTCTATAAAAACTAATGACTTTCACCAACGGCATAATCCGTGGGCGCAGGTGCTTACGGACACTAATCAAGAAATTACAGAGGAAATTACAGGACACAAATTCAATTAACTGGCCCTGGAATACCTGAAATGTGGATCCGTAATCCGTACGAGTAACAATAAGTAATGATGATAAGAAAACCATCAGATCAGATCTCAAAGAATCTTATACATCCAGCTAGACAGACAGATATCATGATGAAACACAACAAACAAACTACTTACATTATTTTCAACAAGTAATTTCCGACAGAATTAAAACCATAAATACGCACCTTGGTTCCTTCCATACCAAAGTGAAACAACTGAATCCGATTAGACTTCAAGAACTCCAAATTATGCTCCGGATATTTTTCAGGACACAGATATCTACAACACAATTTAAATCTATTTAGTAAAGGCCAGCCTAAATCAATGTGTGTACATAATGGTGTTCCTCCAGAACCGATTCTTAAATCGTGTCCttttagttaaaaaaatatatgtttttgttTAACATCCGGTTAATTCGATTTTAGTATATAATGAAGAAAATTGGGGCGCCTAAGCgacaacttatttttttttttatacagTGAAGCCACCCCTGGTGTGTTTAGTGTTAACGACTTACACGATAGAGCGGAGGCCTAGGGCGGTAAGAAACGAAAAGTTGGCGGAGTCCGGGAAGCTGGACCGGTAGATGCCGTAGTCGACCATGGAGAAGTTGACAGGTGGATATAGCTCGTCGCTAGTGGCGTCCACTTTTCCGGTGGCCATTGCTGAGAGCTTGGGGAGTGGTTCAAGGAACTTGATGGTCCTGCACATGTCATGACCACCTTCTTGTTTGGCTTCTTGGTCCAGTTTCATCGTATGAGAAACTAAGAAAtaagatctagagagagaaaagatgaagaaatgaaTATTCTGGTCTACGACAGTTAGAAAGAAAATACATGAGGGAGCCCAGGAGCAGCGTAGTTATAGGGTTCGGAGGATGGTTAACGTGCATTACGAAATGTGTGGTATTGGTAGTAAAATACACTCCAACAAATACTATTTTAAAGTTCTGATAAAGTCAAATGAAAGTATACCCGCATTTTAGATTGATTGGAAACCATAAAAAAGAATACTAGTAATGGTTCTGATAGTGTCGATACTGATCTATTTGATCGATGACATAAGTTGGCTCGTCACGGTACCTGTATTGTGACAACACTCACTATGGCGTACGATAAAAAAAAAC
Coding sequences:
- the LOC118490640 gene encoding tyrosine-protein phosphatase DSP1-like, which translates into the protein MKLDQEAKQEGGHDMCRTIKFLEPLPKLSAMATGKVDATSDELYPPVNFSMVDYGIYRSSFPDSANFSFLTALGLRSIVYLCPEKYPEHNLEFLKSNRIQLFHFGMEGTKEPFFDIPEDTIREALKVVIDVRNHPLLIHCKRGKHRTGCLVGCLRKMQKWSLLSIFDEYHKFAAAKARVSDQRFMELFDASSLKR